A segment of the Anoplolepis gracilipes chromosome 14, ASM4749672v1, whole genome shotgun sequence genome:
atatatttaattatgtataataactaGAAAATCTATGTatcaaatagattttatacatCATccaaatgcaaaatatttaatatgcgaTGTATGggcagattattatatatatatatatatatatatatcataatataaaaaccaaATAGAAGTAGAATAATTTGTCTCAACAGTGTTTTAGTttctaacaaaataaaaaatttaaaattgtataaagtttAATGTAGAGCAATTTAATTGTGTCTGATATAGTTTAattgaattgtaaaatttttaaaatgtagttgttagtttgttatatttatctctctaattttttttaatattatgcttATATTACTACGCTGCTCGTAGAATTACGTCGTGATAAAGTTTGTTTTTATGGCATCAGTTTAAcgactaaattaataataaaaaagttagtgtctacatttttctctcttcataTATCACTTTGCCACAATCATAAACTCTGATGCACACTGACTTATTATTAGCCTCACGTCATACACGTCTAAATtacacgatatatataatatatttttacattatacaaaaatgtatcttaatttaaaattaagtagaaaatgatttgaaattatattcggcgatgtgagcccatgcgcggatgttgatgcgtaaagaaactgcgtaaagaaattaattcttttcacgaaagaatttttaattaatacccagagcacatattttctagattctcatttttgagacccCTAAAAATCCCGCTCTATAACCCCccaaagagatgtagacgagaaaaaaattcccgattcagcgacttcgccccgatattttttctcgtctacatctctttggGGGGTTATAGAGCGGGTTTTTTAGgggtctcaaaaatgagaatctagaaaatatgtgctctgggtattaattaaaaattctttcgtgaaaagaattaatttctttacgcagtttctttacgcatcaacatccgcgcatgggctcACATCGCCGAATATAACTTATCATGTTTAAGTAGAAAATACATAGAATAATTGGGCATTTCGGATGTAAAAGTTGAAGAatgtctatttatataatttttttattcgacatatttgtatatattgttgaaatatGTTGCCATGTATCCTAAAAGTAAACCTTGAAATTTCGGTgctgtataaattttagagTAGTCAAGTACGGATAAATCCGTATACGGTGAGATAGATTTGTCGGACTTTCTGTTATTCGTTagcgtttttacttttcatcTCGGTGCCAATTGGTGTGTGTGTTCAGTATCATACGTTAAGAATCTGTAGTTCGTAAAAACGTCCTTTGTAGAATTTAATAagcgaaattatttaataagcgCGCgctcgaaaaagaaaaaagaacttttttattatttaatataaccgACACGTGTCTGAGGAATTGATTACGATCAATTCACACTGGATACCGTCGAAGTGCAACACGGGGCAGGcgtttttatcattatctatTACACGTATGAGATCTTTGGATCTAGAACAGTCAATATATTTGACGCGGCTTGGAAGTAGCAAGAGCAAGGGTAACAAAGTACCGTAAGTAATACGGAAAGTCTGTCCCATTTCTCTTCCAAGCCGCCAAGATTATAGTCTTGTCTGTTCTAGTTTCGGGAGCGCGTTcaatctctaaataaatatacatatatatatgtatctaacatatatgtacCGAGAATACTACAATCCGCTATTCGCAGCGCAATTGGGGAAGAAGCGTGACTTTTATAAGACGAAGATGTAGTCTTGTAATATCGTGCATATATGCGGTCGATCGAGCAACATTTTTGATCaaatgacaatatatatatatattttaattatatcgagCTGTGAAACATACTCTAAGCTACTGCTTCGCGCATTTCAGTGTCATCTCGTGCGAATTGGTCACAGGGGTGTtcgctatctctctctctctctctctctctctctctctctctctctctctttctctggcATTCTGCTATATGTAGCTGTCTGGACTACTTTCGTTCGATTTCGTGTCTCGAATTTCATGACAAAATCGATACTCCGATGTACATACAAATCTCCGCCGTCTGTCTCGAGCTGTTTTACACTTGTTATAGTTTGTACGGACATAGAGAAAAGTTTTGTCTCACCTTGCTCTTCTCTCAGACAGCTACTTATGTAGGAAAGTTTCTTACTTGGGAAATGTGCCAGCGCTTGCTCTAAAGGCagtttgcttttttaatctttaatgaGTCAGTTGTTCTCAATGCCATTTGTAAGTGTCGGAATTTACATAAGTATCCGTGTTTATGTAGGTTTCGAGGGCCTGTCCTAGACATTAATTGATGTTGAAGAATTTTTAGAAGGTACTTAAGTTCACGGAACGATTCTTTGCTACTGAAAATAACAAGGTTTAAAgtcgttaatttatttcgtctcaaatttatcatttctgATTAGTACATTTATTCCTCTCGGAAAAGCGAAGGACATCTCTTATATTTCTATCAATTCCaaagtttatttgaaaatgtatacatcttgcatttattttttcaatcaagataaaatcttattagaccctctataaattttcaagtaCGTAGCCTAATTAAGGAAGATGATTTTCTTGTTAATCTCAATCGATccaaaaattgttttgaaattcaaatttcagataaaacataaaatattaaacttgcTAATTTAAAGCAGTCGATGCAATTGTTCCTTCCTCTTTTTGACacgtaacaaaatttattgaaagacTTGACGCTTTTAGAACGTGAAAGTTAGGAAGTAAATAACAGTGAAAGATAGCAAACACCCCCGAAGGTCTCGCGATAAAGTTTccataatgaaaaaacattaagATGAGAAACGATatattagaaagagagagtaaaaagaaaaaataaaaaaaaaaaaaaaaaaaaaaaaaagaaaataaagatgaaaaatactAACGACAAATCGCTCGAACGAAAGGTGTACTGATATGCAGATCCACTAATGTCAACGTAACTACAGTTCTATTTCCAGAGTCTCTGGAAAAAGCAATTCCAATCAGATCCATTGTACAATATTGTTGCGAGTATTGTCCGCTCATATGTCCGTGTTGTACTTGTCACTCTCACACGCGCGTTACTGTAAGTACTGAAAACCGAAAATACGTACGTATTACATCTACAATTTGATTACCTTTTTACCATAATTCAAGTACtagatatacatacacacatatgtgcatatctatatatctatatctatatctatatattaattcgataTATGAGACATAAAGGCGGGCGGGCGGGCTTTACTTCAGCCCCTCTACCGATTTTTTTTCCACACGGTGGTGAGGCTGAGTAATGCCGAATGATAAATTCCCAGACCCCCGAAAAGGCCTGTAAACAGTGAGTCGGTGAGTAGCGTCATGCTGATTCATGAGACGATGTCTTAATGTCGCTTCTTACTAATAATGCCGTTTACGGCAGGTAGGAATAAGAGAAGTTTACTTTGAGAATGtgtgtgagaaaaaaatatatcatcctATGGAAGTAATGGGTGCAGGAAATGAAGCAGTGATCTGTAAGTAAGATTTGCGAATTGCCAAGAATCTACTCGCTATCGATTTCTCTTCACGTGAGTTTTTCTCGTatcatgaattaaaaaaataaaaaaaaacaaatatatatatatgtctgctctcgtatataaatttgtgacaaagattttttttttttttttttttttttacattgctTAATTCTTACGTTGATTTATCCGTTCAAATgagatgtaaattttaatgatggGGCCGCGCGCgcgatgtatattattaaacgcaAAATCATCGAATTAAGAATATTCTTCGGGAATCCTCTCGCGACATTTAGCTTTGGCAATTTGCAACACCTAAACGTGTCGACAAGAGAAAATGCGAGAGGTAGCATGACGCAGAGAGATTAGGTGGAGATTAGTACAACAAGTGCCAGGTCCATTAGAAAAATTTCCTACAACCATTGGATGTGTACGTATTGAATCAgtttcttttctaaaaatcCGTTTAGCAGCCAATAAGACGTAAGACACGATTCTCGTGTGCCGTAcgtaaaatagtatattaaacCATTATAGGCTGTAAGTTCTCTttcgtagaaaaaaaagtgaacattatttaaaacttaaaagaTGTGTGCTGATTATAGCTTCATTGCCGTCGCATTCTCGTGTCAGGCGGAGAAACTGTTGCCACCCTGTAAGTGAAAACAACAAACTATTTATCTGTAAAACAAAAACTGCATTTCCTACTTTATACGCGATCGACTGACGATCGGATCGCTTCATTATTGTACATTCTATCTTAGCTCGTGCAGGAAGACGAACTGACGTCTCTCCGTGAGTTCAcgtaaaatgaaagaaactaaaaaaaaaaagcctaTTGGGACCGTCTTATCTTAAGGATACAGGCGATATAAGATCTCAGAATTTTTGTCATGTAtcatctctatctctctcctAGATTATCGATTCATGCTAATTTCCAGTCGCGGTATCGCGACCaagtatgttatatatatatattcttgtcaAGTATACTCGTTAAAACAAACTTGGGAAGAAAAGGGTCTAAACTCTCGTATAATACGCATAGAATCGATAAGACCCGCATACGTGATCGGAAAGAATCGTAATCTAATACAGACTGATTTGTAAATCGTAGCGCATGGACCTGGGAGAATGCCCCCAGATTCACGACTTGGCCCTACGGGCTGACTACGAGGCCGCGCAAAAGAAGAGGGATCACTTTTACGACATTGATGTGAGTATTTTGCACGcacaatcaaaattatataattatttaatttcataaaaaaaattttttttttttcacacaagTAGTCATTTTCCATAGTTTTGTTTTGACTATTTTCTGAATATGATATTGTTTCATtacaattttgaataatattaaatcatatctCTGATAACGTCTTTTTCATAATCAAACGCAGTAATGCATTACATTGCCAGTCCAAAATGacaatcaaaaaattttaatttgtgacTGAGATTTTAATGCGtctttctgaaaatttttctagGCGATGGAAcatcttcaaaattttatcgcCGATTGTGATCGCCGTACGGAACAGGCCAAACAGCGGCTGGCAGAGACCCAGGAGGAGCTGAGCGCGGAGGTAGCGGCGAAGGCGAACAACGTCCACGTGCTCGCCGAGGAGATTGGTAAGAAACTAGCCAAGGCCGAACAGCTAGGCGAGGAAGGTTTTGTTGAAGAGTCGATGAAGTTGATGGGGGAGATTGACGAGTTGCGTAAGAAGAAGAACGAGGCAGAGCAAGAGTATCGAAACAGCATGCCGGCCTCCAGTTATCAACAGCAAAAGCTAAGAGTGTGCGAAGTATGCAGCGCGTATCTTGGAATACATGACAACGATAGACGATTGGCGGATCATTTCGGCGGAAAGTTGCATCTCGGCTTTATCAAGATCCGTGAAAAGCTCGCCGAGCTTCAGAAGACCGTCGAAGAGAGGCGTAAGGAAAAGCGCGAGTCCTTGCTGGACAGGAGGCGGGACAGAGACAGGGAGGATCGCGACAAGGATCGTGATAGGGACCGAAACCGCGGAGGATTGGGCTACAGAGACCGCGAACGCGACCGTGAGCGCGACCGTGAGCGCGACCGTGACCGTGATCGCGAGCGCGATCGGGATCGGGATCGTGagcgcgatcgcgatcgcgaacGCGATCGTGAGCGTGATCGAGATCGGGAGCGCAGAGACAGAGATAGGAGAAAGTCACGATCGCGCAGTCGCAGTCGTGGAAAAAggtatttcaattattactattattattactattattactattattaattattcatcatTGATAAaagatcgattttttttttttaacaaataaaaaaaaatacaaagctAAGAGTATCGGACACAAACATATttcatagtaataaaaaagtgatacaaaaatatatttataaattaaaaagtaatgaaaaatatgatacatataataattaaaaataaattatgaacttgaagttaaaaaaaattgaagagagTTGTTTAAATTTGCGcagataatttgaaaaaattgtttgcatttaatttaaacatattgataatgatagaaaatattttgtctcctgtaaaaaatgaaacattttcGATATGTGTTACAGATCAAAACGTTCTCGCAGTGGTAGCCACAGCCGTCGATCTCATTCTCGCCGCAGTGGATCTAATGACCGTAAGAGATAAGAAACAGTATAAAAGTTACGCtcaatcatttattttctctcctATACGCGCACTTTTGTACATATAACGTGCAACACTTCATGTGTACAAATTTTCGCGTTGGACAGTTATCAATATAGCAAATGTGATGCTCTATATTAACGTGAACTTTGTACATTACTCGTCACCTAATTGATATTGAAACTATTTATGCAGAACTCTTATCAAAActtatcttaaattttgtttaaataataatcaatgtatcatcTCTATATTTTGgcttttaaaatagttttaatctattgtaaataagaatatagcTTAAGTACGATTCGTATTAACAGTTGTTACATAtactgtttattatatatttgagcatatatgtaataatagtgatgatataaatattgacgTTACATTATTCGTCGTCCTATCCTAATCGTAAAGTATAAcgtttctattaaataattgcttatgagaatgataaatgatacaaaataattatctgtttcggaaatatacatataatggaatcgaggggttggtcactaacagttataatgtacaaaaattacctttTGATATGGATTACTCTTAAATTATACCTCGGATTACTTAAGATTACCTAAtagtatctcaaattaaaaataaattttaaaaaagaaattttactttaaattatttagatttaccaaataaataattttagattaccCAAAATTTTGCTGGGATTGCCGCTGAATTATCTAgcccttgtacaaaaattatctcagtgaccaacccctcgaatggaatataattgaaaatatatatttgtttatattatttttcaaaaatatttatttgatctttgaagagaaaaattgtctCTTGAATATTCTGGATATaatgaaagttaaaaaaaaatcgtcataGTTTTGTCGGGAAAACATACTTCGATAAAAAGTACATCAAACTGAAAAATAAACTGCAAATTCATGTtcgagattaatttttaactctgATTTCCCGAGGGTATTAAAAGATGGATATTCTGATTCTCGCGTTTCAatctaagataaaaaatataaatgactaTCGAGAATAGATGTATTTCAGAATTATGATTggaataatgtttaataaaaaaaactaggttttttaaatatcagaatattttattaatcttgtagcaattaaacttttcatatataatttattatacattcgaATTCTCTTGAGacatattacattaaacatatatagactagaaaaataatgttttacatCATATGTACACAAGATTAAattcacaataaaaatttctaccaAAAAGATTCTTATACAATGAGAAATACTGAAAACCAGACACCATCATATATTAACAGAGTGTCGATATTATATAGGTAATATAGATAATCGTGTGCTCACTAAAAAATATTCGGTAACATAAAATTCAAGTATGTAATAGTTTCTATACAAAACAATTTGTGGCAGTTGCCAATTTTCAATCACATCTAGTAGTCAGTCgttctttgaaaaaaagctCTCTTTAACTTGATCGTACACAATATAGatgatgttaaatttataagtttctttaaatattgtaatcataatatatcattatatatttcattgataTAACAGTCTTCTGTAATTTTAGCAcggtaaataatttaataaattaatatatatatatatatacatatatatatatatatatatatatatatatatatatatatatatataatttacgatatattacactaaaaaaataaattaaattattatatataataaatataaatttgtgtggaaaaattaattttaacaccttatattttaataacaattggCAGATAGTTGTATGTTTCTACGAGAGTATCTTAATatgttcaatttatatttacagacaTTTATCATTAGTATCAATACAATAATTTGGATAAAgacaattgattatataaaataaggaaCATAATTATGCAGCATAGTTTGTAAGTTTtacaacaattaataattaaaacaatattcaaaaagtatgaaatcatatataatattaaaaatttcatattatcaaaatggaaaaataatatatcacacGTTCAATAACAATacactttaaatattacagccattttctcgtaaaaaaaaaataatcaaacattatatacaaactaaaataaaaaatttaccgTAACTATCGTTATTATCGagtatttgtgtaaaatatgattaatttgtatatctCTGTGATTATGAAATTGACACCCGCCACgcatatattacttatatctAAAGTCATCGAAGAGTGATGATAAAAACAAACAGAAGTAGAATTTGTAAACGAGGAACAAGATGATTAATTACGACCCGATATTCAATTATGATTGAACAGTCTTAAAAGTTGTATCGAGGTCTTTTGATGAATCCAAATTCTAGCTCGAAGAACAAGAGTGGCAACTACAGAATCATCAGTAGAGTCGTGTGTTTTTTCGCTATAGTATTACttactttttctttagttattcATCACTGTCGATATGAACTGCTTCCGTAGCTACTTCGGGAGGCGGAGGAGGTAAAGGATTGTTACCGTCCGACGATGTTGATGAATGCCCTCGTTGTGTAGGTGATTTTGGAGATTTATCATCAAATTGCGCTGGACATTCAAAGTGAACACAATGAAATACCTGAaaacgtttaaaataattattaaatgttcttatataaaaaaaaatcatgtcaagtttgattaatatatagaaaccTCGTTTGCAGTATTGTGAGTTCCCACTATACGTATAAAAACTACTGGACGGGGTGGATAAAAGTGTATTATTTGCCAAGATCGACATGACTCCTTTCTTTTATCAGCGACCATTGCCCAGCTCCAGGAATTACCCGATACTTCTATAGTGTACGAATAAGAGCGATTATCGCAATCCCAAAGTAATAATCtacgaaaatatttacagaaacgTTATAGTTTAATACACAATACAATAAGCTTGTTTTAAAGAGTATCCAAGAATCGTACCGCATAGAATCGATCATGTACGGTTGGCCTAATTGCACTAGAATAGATCCAGAGCCAAGTTGATGACATGTATAACCACTATCCCAATCATAATTAGTTATGTCTCCATTCAGTAAATTATTACGTGACCTAatcaagagagaaataaaatttaaaaatgaacacACATGTTAGATACGCGACTTCTTTAAAGTacggcaaaaaaaattttacctgCTCACACCTTCAATGACACAAGCACTCTTTTCCGTAACAGCAATATTTTGTGTTGGTACGATAAAACCTTTCGAAAGTTGTTCTGTGTGATTTGTATAATATGCTTCAAAATTGACAACATGAAAAACCTATTCAACAAACGgttcaataaatatcaaactaCTATAATAGAGATATAGAGAATAAAGGTTACtgcaatgtttattaatatcaaagcaATGCAAGTTCCGTTAAGCTTTATCACATGTACAATACtactatataaattctaaacaaATGAGAAGGACATTTCTATTCAATACTAAAGAAGCTCACCTTATTAACTGTATTATTTGTCCCTACAATACGAATATAAAGAACCACTCTtggttgaaaatataaatactgcCAACTGCgacaaaaatattctgtataatcGACAAGCTTGACCCATTCTTTTTGATCCACGGATCCCTTTAACAAATAATGGTAAAGTAATGAAACAAAGAATCCTTTtgttaaaactatattattactaatgtatattatatttattttgtattactcTGCCATGTAAAGCATCCATACCTCTATGTAATAAGAATAGGAACGCATATCTCGATCCCATAGTAACATTTTGacatgatttataatatattgtgttCCCAATTTGATTAGAATTCCATGTTCTTGCGTATCGGTAATGGTATGTCTCGTGTAACCACGTTCCATGTCATAGTTGTTAGTATCTCCGTTAAGTAAATAACTACGCATTTCCCCTTGTAATACTTGGGCACCATGCATAGGATGGGCAACATTTTCATCGATAAGCAAGCGACCACGATAAGGTAGTTCTGATTTACTTTTTTGTAACTGCACGGTAATCGCATCTACAATATCTTTGTCTGTTATGAATGTGGTTGGTCTTACGACAGTCACAAGATCTAATTGTGAAATTAGACTCAATCTTAATTGAGctgcaaatataaaagttaataatttgcaaaaatacatttcatatacgtgaaaaaatatatcagtgAACACAcatgagaaatattaatatttttatatagaaattaccTATAACTTTACTGTTATCAACTTCAGGATTGGCTTTGACCCATAAATTTACGgctaaaaaaatgtctatttcTGGTGCATAGAACGAATCCCTGGAAATTAATTCGCTTAAAGCTGTTGGACTCAATTGTAGAAAACTCTCGTGCTGAATAATTTCAGATGCATGTTTATCCATGTATTCAAAGCAAacctgatattaaaatattaatatattaactgtctataatatataaatattgtagatattaattatatgtataaatcttatGTTACGCAGGATAACTGcagaatgaaaataaatatataatatatttgtactaACATTAGTTAGAAATTCCAACTGATATAAAAGTGCAGTGTCTAGAATTGaacatatattctttatgtttaatatctCTCTGAGATAATCGGATATAGCAGCTTCAAGGTCCACAAATCCATACAAATGTGCTAATGCGAGAATATCGAGTATTGTCTGTAAACAAAGTAAATCAAAATGATGAGAATAGATAATTGTAGATGTAtatcatttaacaaaataatttggaaGAGCAGTACCTCATCGCGTTCATTAGCAAGAGACATACGTccagtgtatatatatttgagcaAGTTTTTAAATGCAGGCAACGAGGAAGCATTCAGTTCTATTTCATTTTGCATAGATTCTTTCATACCACCGAACAGCAGTGCTCGAAAATACTCGCTTCGTGCGGCAAGAATGAGTTTGTGGCTGTAAAATTTGTGACCCGCCACCACTATCGTCACATCCGAGTATTCTTCAGAAAGGTACAAAGCCCCGATATCTTCGGAGACGAAGTGAACGTGATCTATTTCACCAGATGACGAATTCAAATGGTGATGCGAgctcatattttattagtattgtCTATCTTACACTTGCATCAAATTCTTTCTCGCTGCAGTCAAAAAGTTTTGACTGTCAAAACATTAGCAATTTGTCACTTGTGACATTTACAAGAGAATTAGCGGAgatttcaaagatataataatcgaCACTCTGTTAACTTTCCCTTAAAGGAATATGCGCAAAAAGTATGATTAATCTTTTTGTAAGAGCcatgtgaaaaaagaaaaaaggctTTGTTTTCTCCGCATCGAGATATGTTATACAGCAGCAGCCTTGATCGACGAAATTGGCAAGAAACGAGCGTGTCACGCGACAATTATTAAATCCTGTGCGGTATTGTCGCTCGTCGAACGATCGCGGCTACCACGTGTTCCGAgtctcttaattattttcgtagaatacgtaaaaaagaaattttgacagtttccaTCGTTTGTTGTCACTGGTACTATCACTGGTTCAGCATCACttgtattattgaatttttcgaAGACACTCCGGAGAGGCCACATGTCATATACACAATCCTCCCGGCGTCGTCCGAAGTCAACGCCATTTACGGACAGATGATGAACTTGTTGAAAGGGAAATAATATTGGGCAAAAGAAATCTCTCATATTTCGAAGATGATGAAACACGTACGTCAATATCATCATGATATTAACAAATTGAATCTCCATGCATAttatattcgaataaaaataattttataatcaataattaattatgtggGCTTATCGTTAAC
Coding sequences within it:
- the LOC140673279 gene encoding putative RNA-binding protein Luc7-like 2; translation: MTAHDQMRAMLDQLMGTGRNGENNKFQVKYSDSKVCKSFLLACCPHEILSSTRMDLGECPQIHDLALRADYEAAQKKRDHFYDIDAMEHLQNFIADCDRRTEQAKQRLAETQEELSAEVAAKANNVHVLAEEIGKKLAKAEQLGEEGFVEESMKLMGEIDELRKKKNEAEQEYRNSMPASSYQQQKLRVCEVCSAYLGIHDNDRRLADHFGGKLHLGFIKIREKLAELQKTVEERRKEKRESLLDRRRDRDREDRDKDRDRDRNRGGLGYRDRERDRERDRERDRDRDRERDRDRDRERDRDRERDRERDRDRERRDRDRRKSRSRSRSRGKRSKRSRSGSHSRRSHSRRSGSNDRKR
- the Btbd9 gene encoding BTB/POZ domain-containing protein 9 translates to MSSHHHLNSSSGEIDHVHFVSEDIGALYLSEEYSDVTIVVAGHKFYSHKLILAARSEYFRALLFGGMKESMQNEIELNASSLPAFKNLLKYIYTGRMSLANERDETILDILALAHLYGFVDLEAAISDYLREILNIKNICSILDTALLYQLEFLTNVCFEYMDKHASEIIQHESFLQLSPTALSELISRDSFYAPEIDIFLAVNLWVKANPEVDNSKVIAQLRLSLISQLDLVTVVRPTTFITDKDIVDAITVQLQKSKSELPYRGRLLIDENVAHPMHGAQVLQGEMRSYLLNGDTNNYDMERGYTRHTITDTQEHGILIKLGTQYIINHVKMLLWDRDMRSYSYYIEGSVDQKEWVKLVDYTEYFCRSWQYLYFQPRVVLYIRIVGTNNTVNKVFHVVNFEAYYTNHTEQLSKGFIVPTQNIAVTEKSACVIEGVSRSRNNLLNGDITNYDWDSGYTCHQLGSGSILVQLGQPYMIDSMRLLLWDCDNRSYSYTIEVSGNSWSWAMVADKRKESCRSWQIIHFYPPRPVVFIRIVGTHNTANEVFHCVHFECPAQFDDKSPKSPTQRGHSSTSSDGNNPLPPPPPEVATEAVHIDSDE